TGCCAGGCTGGGGAAAGGAATCTGTTTCTCCTGTAAGTCAAGGGGGCAGTGTGgcaaggaggaggaggcaggaccCTCTGGCAGCCCACATCCTCCATGGGAGAACTTGGATATGTAGCATCTCCACCTTCCTGGTGGATATTGGAAGCCCAACGAACCTGCCTGCAAAATGCCCGGGAAATAGCAGGCGCTGAATAATTTGCACCTCACCAAggtgaggccagcctgggtcCCTCCTTCAGGGGAAGGGTAACTCAACCCctgcagagcagagcagaggtAGCAGGGAGCTGGGTGGGCTGTGAGCACAGACAGTCCACTGCCTGCCAGCTGTCGTCTGATCAAGCTGCTTAACTCCTCTGGGGCCCATTTCCTCATCCTGGAAAtgagggtggtgatggtggagttgGTGAGAGGTTCCATCAGGGGCTAAGAGCAAGTCTGTGGAGCTGTTGCCAAGGTCCTAGCCTGCAACAAGtgctaagtactttttttttttttttttgagatggagtctcgctctgtcacccaggctagagtgctgtggcgcgatctcggctcactgcaagctctgcctcccaggttcacgccattctcctgcctcagcctcccgagtagctgggactacaggagcccgccaccacgcctggctaattttttgtatttttagtagagacggggtttcaccgtgttagccaggatggtctcgatctcctgacctcatgatccgcctgcctcggcctcccaaagtgctgggattacaggcgtgagccaccatgcccggccaaccaGTGCTAAGTACTTATTAACAATaagcccaggctgggtgcggtggctcatgcctgtaatcccagtactttgggaggccgaggcaggtggatcatgaggtcaggagttcaagaccagcctggccaagatgaataaacctcatctctactaaaaatacaaaaatgagccaggcgtgaggctgggtgcggtggtgcatgcctgtaatcccagcactttgggaggccgaggcaggtggatcacaaagtcaggagatcgagaccatcctggtaacatggtgaaatcccgtttctactaaaaatacaaaaaaattagccgggcatggcagcaagtgcctgcagtcccagctactcaggaggctgagtcaggagcatggcatgaacccggaaggcagtggttgtagtgagcccagatcacaccactgcactccagcctgggcgatagagcgagactccctctcaaaaaaaaaaaaaaaaaaaaaaaaaattaaccaggcgtggtggcaggcacctgtaaccccagctactcaggaggctgaggcagagaattgcttgaacccgggaggtggaggttgtagtgagccgagatcgcgccactgcactccagcctgggcaacagagtgagactccatctcaaaaaaacaaaacaaaaaaccaataagCCCAGAATCGGCCAGAACCCACAACCCAGTGAGACTGCGCTGTGCCAGGTAACCATGCAATAAGCAAGCTCGGAAATGGGGGGAAGCTGCTTCAGGGCCTCACGCCCCAAGTAGTTCCATAGCCTCCGTGTTCAGAAGGCCCCCCTTCATGGTGGGGTGTTCTTGATGCCTCAGCTCTGGGATCAGGAGCAGGGAGCGTTGGGACGCTGATCAGATCCCTGGGGTGTATGCAGCCTGGGAGAGCTGCCAAAGGCTGAGGGTGAGGTGGGGCCTGAGTGGCTGAGCTCCTGCCCCAAATATGGCTGTGAGGAGGCTGCAGTTGCCCAGACCAGACAGGTGCTGAGTCTCTCAGCAAGCAGCACAGCTCCATCCCTCTCCTTCAGTGCAGGAAGGACACTTGGCTTCTGTGCGGTGTCCAGAGCCAGGCCTTAGCCttaggcctgagccaccagagTCCTGGCCTGGCCTTGCCATGCCCTTGCTGCGTGACTTTGCAGGGTCtccaacctctctgagcttctgctTTTCTCATGCACAAGAACTGTAACTTCTGCCCTGGAGACTTATAGACAGGTAGCAGGATGTAGCTTAGGTCTGAATCGCCATCTGTGGTCCTGGGGCTTTGGCGAGTGGGGCTGGGCACCTGGTAATTAACTGTCCCCACCCTCCCTGCTTgaagaaggcaggcagatcacagatcaGCTCCCACTGTACTCCTAGCCCTGGTGGGGTGTGACCAAAACCACCTCTGCTAGAAGCCAGGCCTCAGTGGCCAGGTGCCTTCCCGGGCGCTGGGCCTGTGCTAGGTGCTGTACATACCTCACCTTGTCCAGTCCACAAATCAGTGTCACCCCCAGCAGTCAGGTTACACTGACTGAGGCCACACTGCAGGGCTACAGCCGCTCCAcactggggaggaggtgggggaaatCCTGGGCAGGAGAGAGGGCAGAGCCTGCTCACATGACAGGGACAGCAGCATGGGGGGTGACCCAGGTGTGTCTGAACTTAGTGGACACAGGAAGAAAGGGAGTTGGAAGCGAGTTTCtgtggggagcaggaggaggttgCCTGGTGTTCCTTCGGAGGAAGCTTTTTGGGGTCCCTTCCTGGAGTGTATGGCTCATAGCCAGTCCCAGtgtgcccccacccccagaccTCATTGGCCTAAGTAGCTGGAATAGGTGACAGGCAGCCCAGGGCCCTCCACGATGTGGGGGACAGCTTGATGCCTTGGAACAAGGTGCCAAGAAACCAGAGAGCCAGCCAGATGCCAAAGGGCCCTGCCATGTGCCGGTGCCCTTTCCCTCTCCATTTGCCCAGCCACACGGTGGGCTGGGGTTGCACGTGTGTTTGCTGACAGGCCACACCTCTAACTGTGGGCCATGTGGACCTTAGGCCTGACCAGACCCTTATGTCATCCTCCTGCCTAGGATGCCCACCACCTCCATGCCGAGAGGAGGGGGCCACAGCCCTGGCATGCAGCCCTGCCCAGTAGCCCGGCACCTGCCCCTGCCACGCAGGAGGCCCCCCGGCCTGCCAGCAGCCTCAGGCCTCCCCGCTGTGGCGTGCCCGACCCACCTGATGGGCTGAGTGCCCGCAACCGACAGAAGAGGTTCGTGCTTTCTGGCGGGCGCTGGGAGAAGACGGACCTCACCTACAGGTAGGGGCCTGGGAGCAGGACACTAGGATGCCACCTGTGTGTCCGTGGGTAAGCCAGCTGCCCTCACAGCTGCTGCTTGAGACACAGGCCAGGGTGGATCTTCGTGTCTAACAGACCTGTGTGTCCACTGAACCCCAGGGAGGTCATCTATGGGCAAACCCCCTGAAACCCCAACttagacacatacacatatggaGACCCTCCCTCAGCAGAGGGGCAGAGCCTCCGTCATCATGCAAAGAGTCGCAGCACATGCCTGCGGACGGGTGTTCAGTCACTCAGGCAGCCTTTACAAGAGACCTGTGAGGACCAGGCTCTGGGACTCCACGGTGAATGAGGCAGACACAGCCCCATCCTCTGTGTCACTCTGAGGTGGGTGTCAGCCATGTCATTGTCCAACTGTACCATCACAACTTGGGCTTCGAGCAGGTGGAGACAGTGGTAAGCGGGGAGAGGCAATAGTGGGCATCTCACTGGGTGACCTGGGAGGACCCTGGGCAGgtgatggggaagctgaggctcacaCATCCTGCGGGTGGGGACCCAGCCTGAAGAATGGGCTGGTGTCACACAGCATTGGAGCTGAGACTGGGGTCTTTAGAATTTCCTAGGTGGGGGCCTGGGAACCAACCGGGGCTCAAGGAACCAAGGTGTCCCCACAGTGAGTGGCACTGTCAGGTCTAGGATGGGGGTCTCGGGACCCCTGGTCCTGGTTCTTTCCACTGAATGCAGACACTTGTATTTGCCTAAGTATGAGCAAACCACATACACATGTGCCCATGTGGCCAGGGAGACCAGTGCGctgaagctgaggcccagagtaCACCTGGCCTGTGTCCTGAGTGTTCACACACCCACCAAGCATCCAGGGGCAACTCCTGGTGCCTCAGCCATCGGGGGCTGTCCCTTCCCTGAGGCCCAGGCCCCTCCATCTCCCTCCAGGATCCTTCGGTTCCCATGGCAGTTGGTGCAGGAGCAGGTGCGGCAGACGATGGCAGAGGCCCTAAAGGTATGGAGCGATGTGACGCCACTCACCTTCACTGAGGTGCACGAGGGCCGTGCTGACATTGTGATCGACTTCGCCAGGTGAATGGGCGGCCTGGGACCCCTCCGGGAACAGCCTCGCCTGCCAGCAGCCACTGACCCCGCCCCCACCCATCTGTAGGTACTGGCATGGGGACGACCTGCCGTTTGATGGGCCTGGGGGCATCCTGGCCCATGCCTTCTTCCCTAAGACTCACCGAGAAGGGGATGTCCACTTCGACTATGATGAGACCTGGACTATCGGGGATGACCAGGGTATGGGCTGGGgacccattttccagatggggcAACCGAAGATCATAAAGAATGGGGACTCGCCAAGGTCACTGAGCTGGGGTCTGGAGCTGGATGTCCTGGGCAGGAGGTTCGGGGGTTGCTGAGCCACCTCCCTTTTTCAGGCACAGACCTGCTGCAGGTGGCAGCCCATGAATTTGGCCACGTGCTGGGGCTGCAGCACACAACAGCAGCCAAGGCCCTGATGTCTGCCTTCTACACCTTTCGCTACCCACTGAGTCTCAGCCCAGATGACCGCAGGGGCGTTCAACACCTATATGGCCAGCCCTGGCCCACTGTCACCTCCAGGACCCCAGCCCTGGGCCCCCAGGCTGGGATAGACACCAATGAGATTGCACCGCTGGAGGTGAGGCCCTGCCTGCCAGTCCCCCTACTCCTCTGCTGGCCACTGTGACTGCAGCATATGCCCTCAGCATGTGTCCCTCTCTCCCACCACAGCCAGACGCCCCGCCAGATGCCTGTGAGGCCTCCTTTGACGCGGTCTCCACCATCCGAGGCGAGCTCTTTTTCTTCAAAGCGGGCTTTGTGTGGCGCCTGCGTGGGGGCCAGCTGCAGCCTGGCTACCCAGCATTGGCCTCTCGCCACTGGCAGGGACTGCCCAGCCCTGTGGACGCTGCCTTCGAGGATGCCCAGGGCCACATTTGGTTCTTCCAAGGTGAGTGGGGGGTTGGGGATCTGCTCGAGAGACTTCCCAGAGCCAGGAATATTATGGCCAAGGGCAGGAACAGACAGATGGATCCTTAGGGACACAGTGGATAGGGAGAGCGGCCCCAAAGCCTGGGGGCCAAGGGAGAGAGAGTGTGGTTTGTTCCTCAGGCACAGGTAGGAGGTTCTCGGAGGTGGCTCTTGAGATAGGAGCAGCGTGGAAGGGATTGCACGGTGGGGCCGCGTGTTGGTGCGTTCAACCCTCAGCCACCCCATGGGGCGGGGTTCTAGAGATGAGGCCTCTGGGGCCCCGAGGCAGTGAAGTGACTCACTGTGAGTGCAGCTGGGAAGAGGCAGGGCAGGGAATTGATCCAGGTCTATCATCCTAGAGCTGGGATTTCCATCCTCAACTGGCAGAGATGAGAGCCTGGAGCATTGCAGATGCCAGGGACTTCACAAATGAAGGCACAGCATGGGAAACCTGCGTGGGTTCCAGGGCAGTCCAGCCTGCAGGGGCCCAGGGAGTGGTCAGTAGGCATTTGTCACAGCCAAATGCCAGTGGAAGGAGCAGCCACCCAGGCAGCCCTCCACTGATGAGAGTAACCTCACCCGTGCACTAGTTTACAGAGCATTCACTGCCCCAGCTTATCCCAGGCCTCCCGCTTCCCTCTGCGGGTGGGGTGCTGAGCAGGCATTATTGGCCTGCATGTTttactaatgaggaaactgaggctgggagagtCTGTGGTAGGGGTCAAGCAGGTCCACAGTGGCGGGGCATGGCAGTGGTGGCTGGGCAGGTCCTTGCAGCCTTCCCTCTCCGGCAGGTGCTCAGTACTGGGTGTACGACGGTGAAAAGCCAGTCCTGGGCCCCGCACCCCTCACCgagctgggcctggtgaggtTCCCGGTCCATGCTGCCTTGGTCTGGGGTCCCGAGAAGAACAAGATCTACTTCTTCCGAGGCAGGGACTACTGGCGTTTCCACCCCAGCACCCGGCGTGTAGACAGTCCCGTGCCCCGCAGGGCCACTGACTGGAGAGGGGTGCCCTCTGAGATCGACGCTGCCTTCCAGGATGCTGATGGTGCGTTGGGGGTGAGGCAGCTGGTGGGAGGTGGGCACAGCAGCCGCTTCTCCCACCTGGTGGTGGCTGGGCTCCCACATGCCTGCCACAGGAAGTCTGGCTCTTCATCACAGGTCCTTTGTCCAGAGCCATCTGCCCTCCTCTCGGTGGCCGGCTAGTGCTACATTCCatgttgcagatgaggaaactgagggtcagagaagTGCAAGGTCTTACCCTGGTTGTTCAGCCACAGCCAGTAGAACAATAAACTGCTGTACACTGAGGGCCAACAATGCTCTAAGCTCCTTACTGGTCTCATCCAGTTCTCAGAACAGCCCTCTGATGTGACACCTGTTGTGAACCCAGTTTCCAGAGGAGCAAACAGAGGCTCAGGCAATGAGGCCCCTAACCTGGACTACCCTGGTGGTACCTGCTCCTAACCACTGACCCACCCAGCCTCCCACAACCACAGGGGGCTAGAGCCAGTCCAGTGCTCCCTCCCCTGCTAGGCTCCTCTTCTGTGCTCTTTCTCCCACATCAGGACCCACTGGGAGAGCTATCCTAGGGTAGCCTCCAGCTCCAGGACTCCAGGGTGCCCGTCAatagcctggctaatttaataGATGCAGGAGAGAGTGATGTGGAGGGTGGTGGGGGCAACGGGACTTGCTTTCCTGAGAGGTGGGACTCAGGCCTCTGAGGCTCTGGGTACCTGTCAGGCTGGGTATTAGCCCAGCCCAGATTCTGGGGCAGGCAGAAGGGCTCCCTAGAGGGAAGAGAGGTTCTGAAAGGCTGGCCCTGGATCCTGCAGGACTCGAGGAACTCAGCAGTGGCCAAGGGCTTCCCACTCAGCCCTCCCTTAGTGCCCATCCCTGGGCACAGCCTGACAGGCAGGAGTAGGGCCCAGTGTCCACTCGCCCAGGCTTGACCACCTTCTCTTCTCAGGCTATGCCTACTTCCTGCGCGGCCGCCTCTACTGGAAGTTTGACCCTGTGAAGGTGAAGGCTTTGGAAGGCTTCCCCCGTCTCGTGGGTCCCGACTTCTTTGGCTGTGCCGAGCCTGCCAACACTTTCCTCTGACCATGGCTTGGATGCCCTCAGGGGTGCTGACCCCTGCCAGGCCACGAATATCAGGCTAGAGACCCATGGCCATCTTTGTGGCTGTGGGCACCAGGCATGGGACTGAGCCCATGTCTCCtcagggggatggggtggggtacAACCACCATGACAACTGCAGGGAGGGCCACGCAGGTCGTGGTCACCTGCCAGCGACTGTCTCAGACTGGGCAGGGAGGCTTTGGCATGACTTAAGAGGAAGGGCAGTCTTGGGCCCGCTATGCAGGTCCTGGCAAACCTGGCTGCCCTGTCTCCATCCCTGTCCCTCAGGGTAGCACCATGGCAGGACTGGGGGAACTGGAGTGTCCTTGCTGTATCCCTGTTGTGAGGTTCCTTCCAGGGGCTGGCACTGAAGCAAGGGTGCTGGGGCCCCATGGCCTTCAGCCCTGGCTGAGCAACTGGGCTGTAGGGCAGGGCCACTTCCTGAGGTCAGGTCTTGGTAGGTGCCTGCATCTGTCTGCCTTCTGGCTGACAATCCTGGAAATCTGTTCTCCAGAATCCAGGCCAAAAAGTTCACAGTCAAATGGGGAGGGGTATTCTTCATGCAGGAGACCCCAGGCCCTGGAGGCTGCAACATACCTCAATCCTGTCCCAGGCCGGATCCTCCTGAAGCCCTTTTCGCAGCACTGCTATCCTCCAAAGCCATTGTAAATGTGTGTACAGTGTGTATaaaccttcttcttttttttttttttaaactgaggatTGTCATTAAACACAGTTGTTTTCTACCTGCCTGCTTGGTCTCCTTTTGTGAATGTTCAGCCAGGATGGGGAGGCCTGGCCACTGTCCAGCCCTATCCTGGGAGCCAGGGTCGAAGTCCACCACCCCCAAGCCTCTGGcccttggggctgggcacagtgctcaGGGCTCCTTCTGCTCCATTTCTACATCACATTTTGCTACAGTGGCTTCTTAACTGGCTCCCCACTTTCCTACTTGTCCCCTCTGTTCATCCTCCAGAGTGGTGGTTTATCTGCTCATGCCACAGCCCAGCCTGCCATACATAGCTGTGGTTTCTGCATCCATAGGCTCAACTAACCTCGGGTagaaaaaacaatgtttaaaaaaaggatgcggccgggcgccgtggctcgtgcctgtaatcccagttctttggaaggccgaggtgtgtggatcacctgaggtcagaagtttgagaccagtctggccaacatggtgaaaacccatctctactaaatatacaaaaattagttgggtgtggtggctcatgcctgtaatcccagctacttgggaggctgaggcaggagaatcacttgaacatggaggcggaggttacagtgagctgagatagtgccattgcactccagcctgggtgacaagagcaaaattccgtctaaaaaaataataaagtaaataaataggctgggtgcagtggctcatgcctgtaatcccagcactttgggaggctgaggccagcagatcacgaggtcgggagatcgagaccatcctggctaacaccatgaaaccccgtctctactaaaaatacaaaaaattagccaggcgtggtggcgggcgcctgtagtcccagctactcggaaggctgaggcaggagaatggcgtgaacccaggaggcggtgcttgcagtgagccaagatcatgccactgcactccagcctagacgacagagcaagactctgtctcaataaaataagtaaataaataaataaataaataaataaaggatgattacctctgtactgaacatgtacggACTTTTTTCCCTATCATTGTTCCCTAAAcaatagtataacaactatttatataacatttgcattgtattaggtaGTATAaggaatctagagatgatttaaggtatacAGGAAagtgtgtgtaggttatatgcaagtatgacaccattttatataatggacttgagcatctgtggactTTATTATCtgcagggggtcctggaaccaattcccatggatactgagggatgactgtacttTGGTTTCCCACCACTGTGAGGATACAGAACAAAGCAACTTCAGTCACTGCCCTTCCCAACTCTCCAGTGTCTCCTTGCCCTACCTTCCAGCCCCATGTGTGTCTTCATAATAGcatagttgctttttttttttttttttaagagaggcagggtctccctttgtttcccaggctgtagtgcagtggtgcaatcagctcactataaccttgcactcctgggctcaagggatcttcccctctccacttcccaagtagctggggctacaggtgcacactgccatgccacacccagcttatttattttagaattttgtagagacagggtcttgctgtcttgtccagtctggtctcaaactcctggcttcaagtgatcctccctgccttggcctcctaaagagttgggattacaaggccgggcgcagtggctcacgcctgtaatcccagcactttgggaggccgaggggggcggatcacaaggtcaggagatcgagaccatcctggctaacacggtgaaaccctgtctctactaaaaatacaaaaaattagctgggtgtggtggcgggtgcctgtagtcccagctacttgggaggctgaggcaggagactccagcctcaaaaaaaaaaaaaaaaaaaaaaaaagagttgggattacaggcatgagccgctgagCCCAGCCACAGCTGCAATTTCATTAGATTGAACGGTGTGAAATCATCAGTAGTGGGCCACTGTTTTACTCCCTGCATTATTCAATCAGATACACGATTGCTTTCAGACTTTCATTAGTTTCACTAGCTTCGCGCTGTAAGAGCCAAGAGGCAGAGCCACAGGGCTGGGCTGCCTGGTTTCACTCCCCACTGCAGGGCTCGGTTAAGCAGAGTGTAGGCTAAGAGAGGAATGGAGAAGGTGGAAGGTGTCTCTCCCTTCCAACGCTCATCTGATGCACCAGccaaaccaaataccacctggGCCTTTGAACATTGCCAAGCCTCATCCGCTGTTGTCATTTTGCCCACCTCCACAGCTGCAGGGACAGCTGTAGGCCCGGAACTAGGATATCCCTTCCTAGGGGCCTGCCTATCTGCTCAGCTGCACTGCGTTTAAGGGGTGGGGAAGCTAAGGCACGAGATTGGGGTCCCAAAGCATGCCCAGACCACCCAGGCTTCCAGATACTAGGTCCTCCTCCTTCAGGCCTCACTTCGTTTCTTTTCCCCTGGGCTCAGTTCCAGTCCTGGCTGTAAGACTGGGAAAGCCACTGCTTGAGTCAGGACCTCAGTGGCTATTTTTGTCCGTGAGAAGTCCTCTACACCACGACTTGGGAggcagcctgggagaaagagaaattagTCGTGGCTCCTTTAAGGGGTCCGCGGAGGCGCGCCCGGCCTTTTGTTTGAGCGGCGGCGCGCGCGTCAGCGTCAACGCCAGCGCCTGCGCACTGAGGGCGGCCTGGTCGTCgtctgcggcggcggcggcggctgaggAGCCCGGCTGAGGCGCCAGTACTCGGCCCGGTCCGCATTTCGCCTTCCGGCTTCGGTTTCCCTCGGCCCAGcacgccccggccccgccccagCCCTCCTGATCCCTCGCAGCCCGGCTCCGGCCGCCCGCCTCTGCCGCCGCAATGATGATGATGGCGCTGAGCAAGACCTTCGGGCAGAAGCCCGTGAAGTTCCAGCTGGAGGACGACGGCGAGTTCTACATGATCGGCTCCGAGGTAGCCCGGGGCGCGTCCTCGCCCTCCCCGGGCTCGGCCCCGCGGGAGCCCCGGGGCGGGCCCATGCGCCGAGAGCGCGCGTCTCCATTCATCGGGGCGGGcgggcgcgcgcgcgcgcgctcGGGGCTGTGGGGCGTGGCCTAGTGGGCGTGTCGGGTGTGGCCCCCGCCCCCTCATCGACCTGGGATTTCCTTACTTATTTCGCCGAGGTCCGCCGCCTTCAGTGCTGCGAAGATTTTGGCGCCGCGAGGGGCCCCATTGGTTCCGCGCTGGGTTGGTTTCCAGTCAGACGCAAAGAAACGGGATATTGAGTTAGCCCCTGCGACGCTTAGGGGACTGCACTGCTGCCTTTGACCCTTTTTAGATGTCGTAAATTTCACGTGCACCCCTCCCCGTATTGCTACTTGTGGGAACCTCAAATGGCAGGCTGGAAACCCTGGACTTAGTGAGGGCTCATCCCCATTGTGTTTGTTGCCTCTTAGGTGAGCAGTGGAGGTCTTTTGACCTTTGTTTACCGGTGAAGAAACAGATTGGAGGAAGATGTTTGCTTTTGGGTGAATAAGGGCCCCATGCCTAAGCTAGATCTTTCAGCAGTTCTGAAGCAATTGACACTTTCCATATCTGTGAACTGATTCTGAATTATTACAGGGGAAAGAGCCTAAGGATGTTTAACCCTTAACTAGAGTGGCTGCATTTTGTTGCATCAACTGGATGACTGACTTCAGGAAAACTCTACTGGCCTTTGAATGGGTGTTTGTTCCAAGTCTATTaggttcttgttttttgttttttatagagacagggtctggctatgttgcgcaggcaggtctccaactcctgggctcaagcagtctgcccgcctgggtctcccaaagtgctaggattacaggcatgagccaccacacccggccatataTTAGGTTTTTACAGATTGTCTCAAACTAGCCTTTTTTGCTCCAAAGGCAGTCCCCAGCTAGTATatgttacctttttaaaaaaattatggataTACAATTCAGATGTACAAATGTCAAGCAGTAGAATCTCATGTAAGGAAGTAAGTGCCAATCCTGGAGAATTAAAGCTATCATGAAATGCCAAGAGTTTCTTCTCCTTATAGCAGTTTTTAGTATCATATTCCAGCATTTTATtcgtactttattttcttttatttttgaaaaaagatcTCACtttgtgcagtggtgtgatctcggctcactgcagccttgacctcctgggctcaagcgatcctcctgcctcagcctcccaagtagctgggactacaggtgtgcaccaccgtgcccgactaatttttgtattttttgtagagacagggttttgccatgttgcccaggctggtcttgaactcctgggctcaagtgatcattgcacctcagcctctcaaagtgctggaatgacaggtgtgagctactgcactcacACTCAGCGCATTCATACTTTTTAAACTTGTGGGTTTTATCCTTCACAATTGAGCAtagcatgaatgaatgaagcctCAAGATGGTCACACTGAGTCCCATGGATGAGACTAAGGTCAATAGCATCAGAACTTTAGTGTTAGCAttttccaccattttttttttctggatgagGTTtgactctatcacccaggctggagtgtagtggtgtaatctcggctcactgcaacctccgcctcccaggctcaagccgtcctcccacctcagtctcccaagtagctgggactacacgcacacaccaccacacccggctaatttttatatttttagtaaagatggggttttaccatattgtccaggctggtcttaaacttgtgagctcaagtgatctgcccgcctcggcctcccaaagtgcttgattataggcgtgagcca
Above is a genomic segment from Pan troglodytes isolate AG18354 chromosome 23, NHGRI_mPanTro3-v2.0_pri, whole genome shotgun sequence containing:
- the MMP11 gene encoding stromelysin-3 isoform X1; amino-acid sequence: MAPAAWLRSAAARALLPPMLLLLLQPPPLLARALPPDAHHLHAERRGPQPWHAALPSSPAPAPATQEAPRPASSLRPPRCGVPDPPDGLSARNRQKRFVLSGGRWEKTDLTYRILRFPWQLVQEQVRQTMAEALKVWSDVTPLTFTEVHEGRADIVIDFARYWHGDDLPFDGPGGILAHAFFPKTHREGDVHFDYDETWTIGDDQGTDLLQVAAHEFGHVLGLQHTTAAKALMSAFYTFRYPLSLSPDDRRGVQHLYGQPWPTVTSRTPALGPQAGIDTNEIAPLEPDAPPDACEASFDAVSTIRGELFFFKAGFVWRLRGGQLQPGYPALASRHWQGLPSPVDAAFEDAQGHIWFFQGAQYWVYDGEKPVLGPAPLTELGLVRFPVHAALVWGPEKNKIYFFRGRDYWRFHPSTRRVDSPVPRRATDWRGVPSEIDAAFQDADGYAYFLRGRLYWKFDPVKVKALEGFPRLVGPDFFGCAEPANTFL
- the MMP11 gene encoding stromelysin-3 isoform X2 is translated as MAPAAWLRSAAARALLPPMLLLLLQPPPLLARALPPDAHHLHAERRGPQPWHAALPSSPAPAPATQEAPRPASSLRPPRCGVPDPPDGLSARNRQKRFVLSGGRWEKTDLTYRILRFPWQLVQEQVRQTMAEALKVWSDVTPLTFTEVHEGRADIVIDFARYWHGDDLPFDGPGGILAHAFFPKTHREGDVHFDYDETWTIGDDQGTDLLQVAAHEFGHVLGLQHTTAAKALMSAFYTFRYPLSLSPDDRRGVQHLYGQPWPTVTSRTPALGPQAGIDTNEIAPLEPDAPPDACEASFDAVSTIRGELFFFKAGFVWRLRGGQLQPGYPALASRHWQGLPSPVDAAFEDAQGHIWFFQGYAYFLRGRLYWKFDPVKVKALEGFPRLVGPDFFGCAEPANTFL